One genomic region from Diabrotica undecimpunctata isolate CICGRU chromosome 9, icDiaUnde3, whole genome shotgun sequence encodes:
- the LOC140450433 gene encoding uncharacterized protein translates to MALIGNIETFTGVPEEFEFYIERLKHLFTVNKVEENMKVLMLITLGGISFFQVLKNLVAPKKPTNFTFQEVKGTLIEHFSPPVSEICERHVFNRCEQKAVQSISDYSVELRKLANSSNFRQFLEEALRDRFVCGIRDKGTQKKLLVDLTFQNACQLALETFNYYKHRTTKYFTDYKPWVKTRLSNQMTSVKIKETSPDSERGLQFGSPVKTTDHSIPLETINPTSIELRRSNRVRHQPQKLDL, encoded by the exons ATGGCGTTGATAGGTAATATTGAAACTTTTACCGGTGTTCCAGAAGAATTTGAATTCTACATAGAAAGATTAAAACATTTGTTCACTGTTAATAAGGTTGAAGAAAATATGAAGGTTTTAATGTTAATCACACTAGGAGGTATAAGTTTTTTTCAGGTGTTGAAAAACTTAGTGGCGCCGAAAAAACCAACAAACTTTACGTTCCAAGAAGTGAAAGGGACATTGATTGAACATTTTTCTCCACCTGTGTCCGAAATCTGCGAACGTCATGTTTTCAATCGGTGTGAACAAAAAGCTGTTCAATCTATATCTGATTACAGTGTAGAGCTAAGGAAGTTggcaaattcttctaattttagaCAGTTTCTAGAAGAGGCTCTAAGGGATAGGTTTGTTTGTGGGATTAGAGACAAAGGAACACAAAAGAAGTTGTTGGTAGATTTAACATTTCAGAATGCTTGTCAGTTAGCTTTG GAAACTTTCAACTACTACAAACATAGAACAACCAAATACTTCACTGACTATAAACCATGGGTTAAGACTCGACTCTCCAACCAAATGACTTCTGTTAAAATTAAGGAAACTAGTCCTGATTCAGAAAGGGGTCTACAGTTTGGAAGTCCTGTTAAAACAACAGATCATTCTATACCTTTAGAAACTATTAATCCAACAAGTATTGAATTGAGACGTAGTAATCGTGTACGTCATCAACCACAGAAGTTGGACTTGTAA